A window of Deltaproteobacteria bacterium genomic DNA:
TCGAAGTGCTCCATGGCCAGCGCCAGGATCTGCTCGCGGGCGTCGGCGGCCGCCAACTGGGTGGCCTTGCCCATGACCGTGGTGGAGCGGCTCGACCCGGTGGAGCGGTCATAGGGGGTGTACGCCGTGTCCGGCGGGCGCACCCGCACCTTGTCCAGCGGGACGCGCAACTCCTCGGCCACGATCTGGCTCATGACCGTGCGCGAGCCCTGGCCGATCTCCGAGGTGCCGACGAGCAGCACCACGCTGCCGTCGGAGAGGGCGTGCACGGTGGAGGTGGACGCCAGCGGGGCGCCCGGGTCGGTGACGCCGAAGGCCAGACCCCGGCCCGCGCCGGAGGGGGACACGGGTCCGTCCCAGCCCATGCGCCGGGTGACGTGCCCCAGCCCCTCCCGAAGGTCGGCGTCCAGGGGCTTGCCGCCGGGCTTCAGCTCCTCGCCCCGGTGCAGCAGGTTCTTGAGGCGGAACTCCAGCGGGTCCATGCCCAGGCGGTCGGCGAGGATGTCCATCTGCGACTCGTTGGCCCAGGCGGTCTGGGGGCCGCCGATGGAGCGGAACGACGCCGCGGACACGGTGTTGGTGTAGACGCAGTGGGACTCCACCCGGATGTGCGGGATGCGGTACGGGCCGAGGATGCGCGTGAGCGTGCGGCTGGTCACCACCGGGCCCAGCTCGGCAAAGGCGCCGGTGTTGAGGAAGACCTCCGCCTGCTTGGCCACCAGCGTGCCGTCCCGCTTCGCGCCGGTGCGCACGCGGCACAGGGCCGAGTGGCGCCGCACGGTCATCATCGACTCGGAGACGTTCTGCGCCACCCGCACCGGCCGGCCGCACTTCTGCGCCAGCGCCACCGTCAGGGGCTCGATCTTGGCGCCGGACTTGCTTCCGTAGGCGCCGCCCACGTAGGGGATGATCACGCGCACGGCGGACAGCGGCAGGTCGAAGATGTGCGCCAGCTCTAGCTGCACGCCGAAGGGGTGGGCGCAGGAACTCCACACGGTGACGCCGTCCGCATCCACCTTGGCGATGGCCACGTGGGGCTCCATGGCGTAGTGGTACACCATGGGGAAGGTGAAGGTGTCCTCCACCACGGTGTCGGCCTCGGTGAACCCGGCCGCCACGTCGCCCTTCTCCAGCCGGTCGCTGAAGCAGATGTTGCCGGGCGCGAAGTCGTGGACCAGCGGCGCGCCGTCGGCGACGGCCTCCTCGATGCCCACCACCGCGGGCAGGGGCTCGTACTCCACCGCCAGCGCCCGGAGCGCGTCCTCCGCCGCCGCCTCGTCGTCCGCCGCCACCGCGGCCACCGGCTGGCCGGCGAAGAGCGCCCGGTCCAGCGCCACGACGGGATGGTCCTGAATCCGGCCGCTGAACCAGGGGTTCCGGTCGCGGAAGTCTTCGCGCGTGAGCACGCAGCGGACGCCGGGAATGCGCTCCGCCGCGCGGGTGTCGATGGAAAGGATGCGTGCGTGGGGGTGGGGGCTCCGCAGGATCTTGCCGCAGAGCATGCCCGGCACGGTGATGTCCGAGGCGTACTCGGCCTGTCCCGTGACCTTGGCCACGCCGTCTACGCGCGCGGCAGCGGTGCCGATGATGTCCATGGTCGCGGCCCGAGACCGGTCGGCTAGAACTCCATCAGGTCCTCGGCCGCCACCACCTCGCCCGCATAGCCCTTGCGCACCTCTTCCGCCCAGGGCTCGTAATCGGTGCTGTCCACGCGCCGGGTGAAGTGGGAGAGCACGACCTTCTTGACGGCGGCCTGCGTCGCCAGCTTGGCGATGTTCTCCAGGCCCATGTGGCCCTGGGTGGCCTGGCGCATGATGCCTTCCTGCTCGGCCGGGCTCATGGCGTCCCAGCGCCCGTCCTTGATCATGGCGTTCTTGCGCTCGTCGCACGAAGAGGTCTCGGTCACGAGCACGTCGGCGTCCCTGGCCAGGGCGGTGACCGCGGCGCTGGCGCCGGTGTCGCCGGTGAACACGATGACCCGGTCGGGGGTTTCGAAGCGGTAGGAGTAGGACTTGTAGCGGCCTTCGGCTTTCCCCCGGTGGAAGCTGAAGTGGGTGTTCTCCACCGCGCTCACGCGCACGTTGTCGTCCTGGTAGACCTCGCCGATGCCCACGTCGTGGCCGAAGAACACCTTGTCGAGCGGCACGCTGCGGCCGCCGTCGGCGATGCGGATGTCGGCGCTGATGCTGCAATACGCCACCGTCGCGTCCACCAGCTCCTGTGTGCGGGGCGGGCCGTAGACGTTGATGGGCTCGGTGCGCTGGCCGTCCCACGCCAGCGACATGAGGGTCCCCAGGCCGGCGGTGTGGTCGTCGTGGTGATGCGTCAGGAAGATGATGCCGACCTTGCGCACGTCCGCGCCCGCCCGGGCCATCCGCCGGGACACCCCGTCGCCGGCGTCCACCACGTAGTAGGTGCCGTTGACGGTGAGGAGATGGGATGTCTGCGCACGGTGCGGCGTCAACGAAGGGCCGCCCGAGGTGCCCAGGGTGATGAGTGAAGATGGCGTTTTCATGGGGTGCTCCTTCAGTCGGCGCCAAGCCGCTTCTCCCCGGCGACGAGGCCGAAGTGGAAGCCGCCGCTGAGGTGAACCTGGTCGCCCGCCTTCTCGTAGCGGAAGTATCTCTCCTCGAAGCGCGCCTTCAGCTCCGCCGGCCGGTGTTCCAGCTCATCTATTACCTCGATCCAGTGCCGGCCGGTGGGAATGCCGTCCGTGCCGTCCTGGTCCACCGGGTAGGTGTGGAGGTCGTCACGCACCACCTCCATGCCGCTGTCGGCCATGAGGCGATGGATCTCTTCCTGT
This region includes:
- a CDS encoding MBL fold metallo-hydrolase is translated as MKTPSSLITLGTSGGPSLTPHRAQTSHLLTVNGTYYVVDAGDGVSRRMARAGADVRKVGIIFLTHHHDDHTAGLGTLMSLAWDGQRTEPINVYGPPRTQELVDATVAYCSISADIRIADGGRSVPLDKVFFGHDVGIGEVYQDDNVRVSAVENTHFSFHRGKAEGRYKSYSYRFETPDRVIVFTGDTGASAAVTALARDADVLVTETSSCDERKNAMIKDGRWDAMSPAEQEGIMRQATQGHMGLENIAKLATQAAVKKVVLSHFTRRVDSTDYEPWAEEVRKGYAGEVVAAEDLMEF
- a CDS encoding xanthine dehydrogenase family protein molybdopterin-binding subunit; protein product: MDIIGTAAARVDGVAKVTGQAEYASDITVPGMLCGKILRSPHPHARILSIDTRAAERIPGVRCVLTREDFRDRNPWFSGRIQDHPVVALDRALFAGQPVAAVAADDEAAAEDALRALAVEYEPLPAVVGIEEAVADGAPLVHDFAPGNICFSDRLEKGDVAAGFTEADTVVEDTFTFPMVYHYAMEPHVAIAKVDADGVTVWSSCAHPFGVQLELAHIFDLPLSAVRVIIPYVGGAYGSKSGAKIEPLTVALAQKCGRPVRVAQNVSESMMTVRRHSALCRVRTGAKRDGTLVAKQAEVFLNTGAFAELGPVVTSRTLTRILGPYRIPHIRVESHCVYTNTVSAASFRSIGGPQTAWANESQMDILADRLGMDPLEFRLKNLLHRGEELKPGGKPLDADLREGLGHVTRRMGWDGPVSPSGAGRGLAFGVTDPGAPLASTSTVHALSDGSVVLLVGTSEIGQGSRTVMSQIVAEELRVPLDKVRVRPPDTAYTPYDRSTGSSRSTTVMGKATQLAAADAREQILALAMEHFEAPREAVELADGEARAAGQSVSYGELIQRHFAMQGGEIVGRGYAHSGMATTPANPLFWEIGIGAVELDVDRDTGEVRLGRYIMAADVGKALNPLQCEGQDEGAAMMGIGHALMESIEYGDGQILNPNLVDYRVPGFENLPATFESILVENGDGPGPYGAKGMGEGGIIPVAPAVANAVFRCTGARVKDLPLTPEKVWRAMRRSG